Proteins from a single region of Aerococcus viridans:
- a CDS encoding MFS transporter produces the protein MSNSYENSATMDATDKRPFGFRDIIGYFFGDFGCNLSYSVVTYYLTIFYVSYIGIEATHFAALMILTRVFDAVNDPLVGYFSDRIKPYKGNRYKPFILVGGPLLAIILAFMYFDTSSMGYGVQLAVCAISYVAWDFAYTLVNIPYGTLNSVVTDSSEGRTKLSTARSIGAGVAKLPVAIIPLIVYQNKVVDGQIVSQFQGQLMFPVMLGLGVVALISFFLLYSNVEERVQPDMAQIKNQPSIFKTFKTLFSNRALIAQIIAGTAQTIFIYSASQLHQMTLQVKYNDGSLFSWFTLIEIAPLAIGVLMITPLVRKFGKRQVIIVPLIGSLVIYGTMLLFPVENVYLWIGLMAVANMFTFGFQLLSWAMISDAIDYNEWKQGFRSDGSLYSSYIFCRKIGTAFSSAAVPLLIAFAAPSLELNNAATWTALNVSAIYNMSILFPLFGFALVFIAYLLVFNISKEDYHEMQKDLGHIIDNG, from the coding sequence ATGAGCAACTCGTACGAAAATTCGGCGACGATGGATGCAACTGATAAGCGCCCATTTGGCTTCCGTGACATTATTGGTTACTTCTTTGGAGACTTTGGTTGCAATCTAAGTTATTCTGTTGTAACTTACTACCTTACAATTTTCTATGTATCTTACATTGGAATCGAAGCGACACACTTTGCCGCCTTAATGATTCTGACACGTGTATTTGATGCGGTGAATGATCCATTGGTTGGCTATTTCTCTGACCGGATTAAACCTTATAAAGGTAACCGGTATAAACCATTCATTTTAGTTGGGGGTCCATTGCTAGCAATCATCTTAGCCTTTATGTACTTTGATACCTCATCAATGGGCTATGGTGTACAGTTAGCTGTCTGTGCCATTTCTTATGTGGCTTGGGACTTTGCTTATACTTTAGTAAACATCCCTTACGGTACTTTAAACTCAGTAGTAACTGACTCATCTGAAGGTCGTACAAAGCTTTCTACAGCACGTTCAATTGGTGCTGGGGTTGCCAAATTACCAGTAGCGATTATTCCGTTAATCGTATATCAAAATAAAGTAGTCGACGGTCAAATCGTATCACAATTCCAAGGGCAATTAATGTTCCCAGTAATGTTAGGTTTAGGGGTTGTCGCTTTAATCTCATTCTTCTTGTTATATTCAAATGTAGAAGAACGTGTACAGCCAGATATGGCACAAATCAAAAACCAACCGTCAATCTTCAAGACTTTCAAAACATTATTCTCAAACCGTGCTTTAATCGCCCAAATTATTGCCGGTACAGCACAAACAATCTTCATCTACTCAGCATCACAATTACACCAAATGACATTACAAGTTAAATACAACGATGGATCATTATTCTCATGGTTCACCCTTATTGAAATTGCACCTTTAGCGATTGGGGTATTAATGATTACACCACTTGTACGTAAGTTTGGTAAACGCCAAGTCATCATCGTACCTTTAATTGGTAGCTTGGTAATTTACGGAACAATGTTATTATTCCCAGTGGAAAATGTTTACCTTTGGATTGGTTTGATGGCAGTCGCGAATATGTTTACATTCGGTTTCCAATTACTATCATGGGCAATGATTTCAGATGCAATTGACTACAACGAATGGAAACAAGGCTTCCGTTCAGACGGATCGTTATATTCTTCATATATCTTCTGTCGTAAAATCGGTACAGCATTCTCATCTGCAGCCGTACCATTATTAATTGCATTCGCAGCACCTTCATTAGAGTTGAATAATGCAGCAACTTGGACCGCATTAAATGTGAGTGCAATCTACAACATGTCAATCCTATTCCCACTATTTGGATTTGCTTTGGTATTTATTGCTTACTTATTAGTGTTCAACATCTCAAAAGAAGACTACCACGAAATGCAAAAAGACCTAGGTCATATAATTGACAATGGTTAA
- the tsaB gene encoding tRNA (adenosine(37)-N6)-threonylcarbamoyltransferase complex dimerization subunit type 1 TsaB: MKTLAIDTSTQALSVALRDGDQVVAETTTNTKIKHSTQLLPLIDSMFKLIGWQPIDLEGIVVTEGPGSYTGLRIGVTAAKTMANTLNIPLFALPTLMALAGNVQATSGPTLIVPFIDARRKTAFATVYLREGNRFTPLFTTSHGQFIQFLDQVETYLKDNPDLQSLPLNFVSPDIEAFRQDIEAQFGDRAIIFPNEFGLIHAGHLGALPLKQVDVETFIPDYAKLSEAEENWVAQNPEEAKADEGTYVERTN, from the coding sequence ATGAAAACTTTAGCAATTGATACATCAACTCAAGCTCTTAGCGTCGCCCTACGTGATGGGGACCAGGTTGTGGCAGAAACGACCACCAATACCAAAATTAAACATTCAACCCAGTTGCTCCCTTTAATTGACAGTATGTTCAAACTAATCGGTTGGCAACCAATTGACCTTGAAGGCATTGTTGTTACAGAGGGACCGGGTTCTTATACAGGATTGCGGATTGGGGTAACAGCAGCCAAAACCATGGCCAACACTCTAAACATTCCCTTGTTTGCCTTACCAACCTTGATGGCGTTAGCGGGCAACGTACAAGCAACAAGTGGCCCAACTTTAATCGTCCCATTCATCGATGCCAGAAGAAAGACGGCTTTTGCGACTGTTTACCTTAGAGAAGGCAACCGTTTTACGCCACTATTTACAACATCACACGGCCAATTTATCCAGTTTTTAGACCAGGTTGAGACCTACTTAAAAGACAATCCGGACTTACAAAGCTTACCGCTGAATTTTGTCAGCCCTGATATTGAAGCCTTCCGCCAAGACATTGAAGCCCAATTTGGCGACCGGGCAATCATTTTTCCAAATGAATTTGGTTTAATACATGCAGGACATTTAGGCGCACTACCACTGAAACAAGTGGACGTCGAGACATTTATTCCGGATTACGCAAAATTATCAGAAGCTGAAGAAAACTGGGTCGCTCAAAATCCTGAGGAGGCTAAGGCAGATGAAGGCACGTACGTGGAGAGAACAAATTAA
- the rimI gene encoding ribosomal protein S18-alanine N-acetyltransferase: MKKSLVADLTLDKQSIALPDGQSIFFVVQDTTVIHQMVDIEYRAYHQVVSWTARDFLYDMTQNPNTYYIQAFLGEELVGFIGCRRDRTDVHISNLVVNPDYQSIGIGTALLDRAIDCAKQLDRNAMTLEVRASNHGAQRFYQRFGFYESDTKENYYSDNDEDAFEMRLAPLINVEQIEIVEGV, translated from the coding sequence ATGAAAAAATCTCTAGTAGCTGATTTAACATTAGACAAACAATCAATCGCCTTACCAGATGGACAATCTATCTTTTTTGTTGTGCAAGATACGACAGTGATTCATCAAATGGTTGATATTGAATATCGCGCTTACCACCAAGTCGTTTCTTGGACAGCACGTGACTTCTTATATGATATGACCCAAAATCCTAACACCTATTACATCCAAGCCTTCTTGGGTGAAGAATTAGTAGGCTTTATTGGCTGTCGCCGTGACCGGACGGATGTCCATATTTCAAACTTGGTCGTAAATCCAGATTACCAATCAATCGGGATTGGGACCGCCTTACTGGACCGGGCCATCGACTGTGCTAAGCAACTGGACCGAAATGCTATGACACTAGAGGTACGGGCATCAAACCATGGTGCACAACGTTTTTATCAACGTTTTGGATTTTACGAAAGTGATACTAAAGAGAACTATTATTCTGATAATGACGAAGATGCCTTCGAAATGCGGTTAGCGCCCCTAATTAATGTAGAGCAAATCGAAATTGTCGAAGGGGTGTAA
- the rimI gene encoding ribosomal protein S18-alanine N-acetyltransferase, protein MQIVHLDYQWAKTQDPKDLGKMATVLHASLHQAFSTDLSWSAKAIDASLHNPYHHFFIMRDPANLEIVGLAHFQLIIDEVELFNIAILPDYRRQGLSYRLLEEALLYFAQNKGKIVTLEVRSRNQAARQLYEKLSFKQIASRPNYYPVDLDDAIIYQRNLEDKI, encoded by the coding sequence GTGCAAATCGTCCATCTAGACTATCAATGGGCTAAAACTCAAGACCCTAAAGATTTAGGCAAAATGGCTACTGTTCTCCACGCTAGCCTACACCAAGCCTTTTCAACGGATTTATCTTGGTCAGCAAAAGCCATTGATGCAAGTCTCCATAACCCATACCATCATTTCTTTATTATGCGCGATCCAGCAAATTTAGAGATTGTTGGACTAGCGCATTTTCAATTGATTATTGATGAGGTAGAGCTTTTCAATATTGCTATATTGCCTGATTACCGTAGACAAGGACTTAGCTACCGGTTGCTTGAAGAGGCTTTGCTTTATTTTGCCCAAAATAAAGGTAAAATAGTGACCCTTGAAGTCCGCAGCCGTAATCAAGCTGCGCGGCAACTATACGAAAAACTGTCCTTCAAACAAATTGCTAGTCGTCCCAACTATTATCCTGTAGACTTAGACGACGCTATTATTTATCAACGAAACTTAGAGGATAAAATCTGA
- the tsaD gene encoding tRNA (adenosine(37)-N6)-threonylcarbamoyltransferase complex transferase subunit TsaD, which yields MATILAIESSCDETSAAIVQNGTDMRSNVVASQIKSHMRFGGVVPEIASRHHVEQITQIIDLAMTEGNATWEDVDAVAVTQGPGLVGSLLIGVTAAKTLAFAHQKPLIGVNHMAGHIYANQLISPMDYPLLALVVSGGHTELVIMRGENDFETIGDTRDDAVGEAYDKIGRVIGVPYPGGKIIDQMAHEGEDVYQYPRAMKGEDTLDFSFSGLKSAVINHMHNAKQKNETLDMNNVAASFQAAALDQLVGRTISALDQYPEINHLLVAGGVAANKGLRSQLTAAVEGLDRPVTLQFPPLSLCGDNAAMIGAAAESLYQTQQFASLALDAKPGMSLS from the coding sequence ATGGCAACAATACTGGCAATCGAATCTTCTTGTGATGAAACATCCGCTGCCATCGTCCAAAACGGGACAGATATGCGGTCTAATGTTGTCGCAAGTCAAATAAAAAGTCATATGCGGTTTGGCGGTGTAGTACCTGAAATCGCTAGCCGTCATCATGTAGAACAAATTACCCAAATCATTGACCTAGCTATGACTGAAGGTAACGCTACCTGGGAAGATGTGGACGCTGTCGCAGTAACCCAAGGACCCGGCCTAGTCGGTTCCTTATTAATTGGGGTTACAGCAGCAAAAACTTTAGCATTTGCTCATCAAAAACCTTTAATCGGGGTTAATCATATGGCTGGTCATATATACGCCAATCAACTGATTTCACCAATGGATTATCCATTGTTGGCATTAGTTGTATCCGGTGGTCATACTGAACTAGTTATTATGCGCGGAGAAAATGATTTTGAAACAATTGGTGATACGCGTGATGATGCTGTAGGAGAAGCTTACGATAAAATCGGCCGTGTCATCGGAGTGCCTTATCCAGGTGGGAAAATCATTGATCAGATGGCTCATGAAGGGGAAGATGTTTATCAATATCCGCGAGCTATGAAGGGTGAAGATACATTAGATTTTTCTTTTTCAGGCTTAAAGTCTGCTGTAATCAACCATATGCATAATGCCAAACAAAAGAATGAAACGCTTGATATGAACAATGTAGCAGCTTCATTCCAAGCAGCAGCACTTGATCAATTAGTGGGTCGGACAATTTCTGCCTTAGACCAATATCCAGAAATAAACCACTTACTAGTTGCAGGTGGTGTAGCAGCCAACAAGGGTTTACGTAGCCAATTAACCGCTGCAGTTGAAGGATTAGATCGTCCAGTCACCTTACAGTTCCCACCATTAAGCCTTTGCGGGGACAATGCGGCGATGATAGGTGCTGCAGCAGAGTCTTTATACCAAACACAGCAATTTGCTTCTTTAGCTTTAGACGCTAAACCAGGTATGAGCTTATCATAG
- a CDS encoding tryptophan-rich sensory protein: MKKYTQWPVIYLIGFAVMIFLNYWSATNVGIVANQDPALIQPAGYAFSIWGIIYILTFIWIVRLFFNRQKAQQVVDRLSFLPVINFLLNGFWIIAFTQEWLLVSTIIIALLLINLVSIYTRLSDINSRHWLDRLPFSIYFAWVTVATIVNIFTWFIGADIDSFIGLSELSWTNIMLVVASLLMGYIAFRYKDIAFPLVFIWSYVAILIENQFNYISLAVILIICIIAQLASAILLMKQHLSK, from the coding sequence ATGAAAAAATATACCCAATGGCCCGTAATTTATCTCATCGGATTTGCTGTAATGATCTTTCTGAATTACTGGTCTGCCACTAATGTTGGGATTGTCGCAAACCAAGACCCTGCACTTATTCAACCTGCCGGCTACGCTTTCTCCATTTGGGGAATCATCTACATACTGACTTTTATTTGGATCGTTCGTTTATTCTTTAATCGTCAAAAGGCGCAACAAGTAGTAGATAGATTAAGTTTTCTGCCTGTTATCAATTTCTTACTGAACGGTTTTTGGATTATTGCATTTACCCAAGAATGGTTGCTTGTTTCTACAATCATTATTGCTTTATTACTCATCAACTTAGTCAGCATATATACAAGATTATCGGATATAAATAGCCGACACTGGCTTGATCGTTTACCATTCTCTATTTACTTTGCTTGGGTAACTGTTGCAACAATTGTCAATATCTTCACCTGGTTTATCGGTGCTGATATTGATTCTTTCATTGGACTTTCTGAGTTATCTTGGACCAATATCATGCTAGTGGTAGCTAGTCTATTAATGGGTTACATCGCCTTTAGATATAAAGACATTGCCTTTCCATTAGTATTCATTTGGAGTTACGTAGCGATTTTAATAGAAAATCAGTTTAACTACATTTCTTTAGCAGTTATCCTTATTATCTGTATCATTGCACAGTTGGCTAGTGCCATTTTATTGATGAAACAGCATTTAAGCAAATAA
- the uvsE gene encoding UV DNA damage repair endonuclease UvsE: MNSTIKVGYACLNLDLDRGFKTCRFANLTNEKWIELISWNLETLKQMLIYTADHNIQMLRLSSDLIPFATKTKDGVNLDWQVYFQDEFDALKKLIKNLGIRISFHPGQYTVLNSPKEDVVDRAIADLDYHADLLALLGGDQSNKMVIHIGGVYGDKEAAIQRFIQVANSLSSKIRRHLVIENDEHLFNIEDVLYISQFTHLPVVFDNLHFNILKPENSRTMKTYIELAGQTWTTNDGRQAIHYSQQALDKKPGAHTRTTALNPFIHFIQNELSGPIDIMLEVKDKNRSAEKIQLYLDQDIGAAEKLWARYKYAVMAKSLNIYQAIRELLKDKENTDFEAFIHYLETAENLPEDIGNEINAGQHIWGYFKKQATDTERGKFKRNQERLQNQEISIIQFRRYLKQLLKKYPNPYLVDSIYFNMNF, from the coding sequence ATGAATTCAACAATAAAAGTTGGTTACGCCTGCTTGAACCTAGACTTAGATCGAGGGTTTAAAACTTGTCGTTTTGCTAATTTAACTAATGAAAAATGGATTGAGTTAATTAGCTGGAATTTAGAAACACTTAAGCAAATGTTGATTTACACTGCAGACCACAACATTCAAATGTTACGGTTATCAAGTGATTTAATTCCTTTTGCAACTAAGACCAAAGATGGGGTCAATTTAGACTGGCAGGTATATTTTCAAGATGAATTCGATGCACTCAAGAAGCTCATAAAGAATTTAGGCATCCGCATATCCTTTCACCCTGGTCAATATACTGTGCTAAATTCACCAAAAGAGGATGTAGTAGACCGCGCAATTGCTGATTTGGATTATCATGCCGATTTGTTGGCGTTATTGGGCGGAGATCAAAGTAATAAAATGGTGATTCATATTGGTGGTGTGTATGGCGATAAAGAAGCCGCAATTCAACGGTTTATTCAAGTAGCTAATAGCCTTTCTAGTAAGATTCGTCGTCATTTAGTCATCGAAAATGATGAACACTTATTTAATATTGAAGATGTCTTGTATATTAGCCAATTCACTCACTTACCTGTTGTATTTGATAACCTACATTTCAATATATTAAAGCCCGAAAATAGCCGTACTATGAAAACCTATATTGAATTAGCCGGTCAAACTTGGACTACTAATGATGGTAGACAGGCTATACACTATAGTCAACAAGCGCTAGATAAAAAACCGGGTGCGCATACTAGAACGACCGCACTTAACCCTTTTATCCATTTCATTCAAAATGAATTAAGTGGCCCTATTGATATCATGTTAGAAGTAAAAGATAAAAATCGGTCTGCAGAAAAAATCCAATTATATCTTGACCAAGATATTGGGGCTGCTGAAAAGTTATGGGCACGTTATAAATATGCCGTTATGGCAAAGTCTTTAAATATTTATCAAGCAATTAGAGAACTTTTAAAAGATAAAGAGAACACAGATTTTGAAGCCTTTATCCATTATCTTGAAACTGCTGAAAACTTACCAGAAGACATTGGTAATGAAATAAATGCTGGGCAACACATTTGGGGATACTTTAAAAAACAAGCCACCGACACTGAGCGTGGTAAGTTTAAACGCAATCAAGAAAGACTACAAAATCAAGAAATATCGATTATACAATTTCGGCGATACTTGAAACAATTACTAAAAAAGTATCCAAATCCATACTTAGTAGACAGTATTTACTTCAACATGAATTTTTGA
- a CDS encoding alpha/beta hydrolase has protein sequence MFEQFAFHFPFKDVDKQVHLYLPDRLSESKERYPVLYMFDGHNLFFDEMATYGRSWDLLDFLGTYNKELIVVGIECSHEDGERLREYCPYSVDTEHFGQIEGYGDHFMDWLVNELKPFIDDNYPTIAGRVGTAIAGSSMGGLMAYYGGVVYNQTFSKAAALSPAFGFCFDELVAELARQSIDQDTRLYLSFGDQEVSQGRLDQAGYLEQAFLDRGGETYMHLEAGGDHSEATWAAQNRLYMDFLWH, from the coding sequence ATGTTTGAACAATTTGCTTTTCATTTTCCATTTAAGGATGTGGATAAACAAGTCCACTTGTATTTACCAGATCGTCTATCAGAAAGTAAAGAACGCTATCCTGTTCTTTACATGTTTGATGGGCATAACTTATTCTTTGACGAGATGGCGACTTATGGAAGGTCCTGGGATTTATTGGATTTCCTGGGTACCTACAATAAAGAGCTGATTGTTGTAGGGATTGAGTGCAGCCATGAAGACGGGGAGCGTCTCCGTGAATATTGTCCCTATTCAGTAGATACTGAACATTTTGGTCAAATTGAGGGTTATGGCGATCATTTTATGGATTGGCTAGTTAATGAACTAAAACCATTTATTGATGATAACTATCCAACTATCGCGGGACGCGTGGGAACAGCAATTGCTGGTTCTTCTATGGGTGGCTTGATGGCTTATTATGGTGGAGTTGTTTATAACCAAACTTTTTCTAAAGCTGCCGCATTATCCCCAGCTTTTGGTTTTTGTTTTGATGAATTAGTGGCTGAATTGGCACGCCAATCTATCGACCAAGATACCCGATTATACTTGTCCTTTGGTGACCAGGAAGTTAGTCAAGGTCGCTTAGATCAAGCCGGTTATCTTGAGCAAGCATTCTTAGACCGTGGTGGTGAAACTTATATGCATTTAGAAGCAGGTGGTGACCACTCAGAAGCTACATGGGCAGCACAAAACCGCCTATACATGGACTTCTTATGGCATTAA
- a CDS encoding glycerol dehydrogenase encodes MVRVFASPAHYVQGKNILTSQVTVDYIQKLGDKALLLADDVVWKIVGESLTDSLTAAGMTIIREPFQGEASTAEIDRVTKIGQDNDVNLVLALGGGKAIDAGKAIADDLQSPVAILPTVASTDAPTSALSVIYSEEGTFEKYRFYKKNPDLVLLDSQIIAQAPARFFASGIADALATAVEMRPTMTGNHDTMAGGKTTLAAQAIGDKSKEVLFADGVKAFKSVEKHVVTPAVENVIEANTLLSGLGFESGGLAAAHAIHNGFTALEGDIHHLTHGEKVAYGTLTQLFMENRPTEEIDAYIDLYQALSLPTTLKELHLDPEDRDALIRVGKQATIEGETIHNMPYTVTAEDVADALIAVDAYVTGRK; translated from the coding sequence ATGGTTAGGGTATTTGCAAGTCCGGCACATTATGTTCAAGGTAAAAATATTTTAACAAGTCAAGTAACTGTAGACTACATTCAAAAGTTAGGTGATAAGGCCTTACTGCTAGCAGATGATGTTGTTTGGAAAATTGTTGGGGAAAGCCTAACTGACTCATTGACAGCAGCTGGCATGACCATTATCCGTGAGCCCTTCCAAGGTGAAGCTTCTACTGCAGAGATTGATCGCGTAACGAAAATTGGTCAAGACAATGATGTAAATCTTGTTTTAGCACTAGGTGGTGGGAAAGCTATTGATGCTGGGAAAGCAATTGCGGATGACCTACAGTCACCAGTAGCTATTTTACCAACCGTTGCTTCTACAGATGCACCAACTTCTGCGTTATCTGTTATTTACTCTGAGGAAGGTACGTTTGAGAAATACCGATTCTACAAGAAGAATCCCGATCTAGTCCTATTAGATAGTCAAATTATTGCGCAAGCACCAGCTCGTTTCTTCGCTTCAGGAATCGCTGATGCACTGGCAACTGCAGTTGAAATGCGCCCAACTATGACTGGTAACCACGATACCATGGCCGGTGGGAAAACTACTTTAGCTGCTCAAGCGATTGGAGACAAGAGTAAGGAAGTCTTGTTTGCTGACGGAGTTAAAGCCTTTAAATCCGTTGAAAAACATGTAGTCACACCAGCAGTTGAGAATGTCATTGAAGCCAATACGCTTCTTAGTGGACTTGGTTTTGAATCTGGTGGTCTTGCAGCTGCCCACGCTATCCATAATGGTTTCACAGCCTTAGAAGGTGACATTCATCATCTAACCCACGGTGAAAAAGTTGCTTATGGTACGCTAACGCAACTCTTTATGGAAAATCGTCCAACTGAAGAGATTGATGCCTACATCGACCTATATCAAGCTTTAAGCTTACCTACTACCCTAAAAGAATTACACTTGGATCCTGAAGACCGTGACGCCTTGATTCGCGTGGGGAAACAGGCCACAATTGAAGGGGAAACAATTCACAACATGCCATATACCGTCACAGCCGAAGACGTTGCAGATGCTTTGATTGCTGTAGATGCATACGTAACCGGCCGCAAATAA
- a CDS encoding tRNA dihydrouridine synthase: MEDVTDTVFRHVVQKAAKPDVYFTEFTNSESYVHPKGRDSLNSRLLFTEDEKPIVAHIWGDNPDHFAAMAKGMNEMGYAGLDINMGCPAPNVFKHGRGSGLILRPDVAVELIQAAKEGGLPVSVKTRLGHQDTEEYKEWLSLLLKQDIANLSIHLRTKTEMSKVDAHWELIPEIKKLRDEIAPQTLLTINGDIPNRQVGQELVDKYGVDGVMIGRGIFHNPFAFEEEARDHSPKELLDLFRYHLDLFDENAAKDGRPYKPLRRFFKIYIRSFRGANDLRIGLMETESTEEARALLDEFEEKYLAEA; this comes from the coding sequence ATGGAAGATGTAACAGATACTGTTTTTCGTCATGTAGTTCAAAAAGCAGCTAAACCAGATGTTTATTTTACTGAATTTACCAATTCAGAGTCATATGTACATCCAAAAGGTCGCGATTCATTAAATTCACGATTACTATTTACAGAAGATGAAAAACCTATCGTAGCCCATATCTGGGGAGACAATCCTGATCACTTTGCGGCTATGGCTAAAGGGATGAACGAAATGGGCTATGCTGGTTTAGATATTAACATGGGATGCCCAGCACCTAACGTTTTTAAACACGGCCGAGGATCAGGGTTAATCCTGCGTCCAGATGTAGCGGTTGAATTAATTCAAGCTGCCAAAGAGGGCGGCCTACCCGTTTCAGTGAAAACAAGACTTGGCCACCAAGACACGGAAGAATATAAAGAGTGGCTTAGTCTGTTGTTAAAACAAGATATTGCCAATTTATCGATTCATTTACGTACAAAGACGGAAATGTCTAAGGTGGATGCACATTGGGAATTGATTCCAGAAATCAAAAAACTACGCGACGAAATCGCACCACAAACCTTATTAACCATTAACGGTGATATTCCAAACCGTCAAGTCGGTCAAGAATTAGTGGATAAATACGGTGTTGACGGCGTCATGATTGGTCGTGGGATTTTCCATAATCCGTTCGCCTTTGAAGAAGAAGCACGTGACCACTCGCCAAAAGAATTGTTAGACCTATTCAGATACCACCTAGATTTGTTCGACGAGAATGCTGCCAAAGACGGCCGTCCATACAAGCCATTACGTCGTTTCTTTAAAATCTACATCCGCTCATTCCGTGGTGCCAACGACTTACGAATTGGCCTAATGGAAACAGAATCAACGGAAGAAGCACGCGCATTGCTAGATGAATTTGAAGAGAAATACTTAGCAGAAGCATAG